In Miscanthus floridulus cultivar M001 chromosome 5, ASM1932011v1, whole genome shotgun sequence, one genomic interval encodes:
- the LOC136453123 gene encoding F-box protein At4g18380-like encodes MHTKARIHADPVLEFDQFDCLPDSLVLLILNKLEDVRSLGRCSAVSKRFSGLVPLVHDVCVKIDHVVTVDGDSDDALNLLSPKPHNIISHLFKLMLFAIAKPFHDMQSPNSTGRPLFPQLSQHSPVQVLKNFSHVRNLQVELPSGDVAVEEGVLLKWRAEYGSTLQNCVILGGTLVDRKAGGNGHEPSLDDNGSMPESFYTNGGLKLRVVWTISCLIAASTRHYLLRSIINDHPTLRSLVLADAEGQGALSMGAEQLKDFREHQLSASPCSNRTQVPACNMKLKYAQYLELPGGLALQGATLLVIKPASDGSSSGHGNRKEVDAFVSGAFDGPLRFATKALMKRRTYLLEMNGF; translated from the coding sequence ATGCATACCAAGGCTCGAATCCACGCTGACCCGGTCCTGGAGTTTGACCAATTCGACTGCTTGCCTGATTCTCTGGTGCTGCTGATCCTGAACAAGCTCGAGGACGTGCGTTCACTTGGCAGGTGCTCTGCCGTGTCCAAGCGATTCAGTGGCCTGGTTCCCCTCGTCCACGATGTGTGTGTCAAGATTGACCACGTTGTGACTGTGGACGGTGACTCCGATGACGCTCTGAACCTGTTGTCGCCAAAGCCCCATAACATTATCTCACATTTGTTCAAGCTGATGCTGTTCGCGATCGCCAAGCCCTTCCATGATATGCAGAGTCCCAATAGCACAGGGCGGCCACTCTTCCCTCAGCTCTCCCAGCATTCGCCTGTGCAGGTGCTGAAGAACTTCTCCCATGTTCGCAATCTTCAGGTGGAGCTCCCCTCTGGAGATGTTGCCGTCGAGGAGGGGGTTCTACTGAAGTGGCGAGCTGAATATGGCAGTACACTTCAGAATTGTGTGATCCTGGGTGGAACCTTGGTTGATCGCAAGGCCGGTGGCAATGGgcatgagccgtcattggatgacAATGGAAGCATGCCAGAATCTTTCTATACCAATGGTGGGCTGAAACTCCGCGTTGTATGGACTATCAGCTGTTTGATTGCTGCGTCGACAAGGCATTATCTTTTGCGATCAATCATCAATGATCATCCAACGCTGAGGAGCCTGGTCTTGGCAGATGCTGAGGGGCAGGGCGCACTCTCCATGGGGGCAGAGCAGCTGAAGGATTTCAGGGAACACCAGTTGTCAGCCTCGCCATGTTCTAACAGGACACAGGTACCAGCATGTAACATGAAGCTGAAATACGCTCAGTACCTCGAATTGCCTGGCGGCTTGGCATTGCAAGGTGCAACCTTGCTTGTCATCAAGCCTGCCAGCGATGGTAGCAGCAGTGGTCATGGCAATCGGAAGGAAGTTGACGCCTTTGTTTCAGGCGCGTTCGATGGACCCTTGAGGTTTGCTACGAAGGCGCTGATGAAGAGGCGCACCTATCTCCTAGAGATGAATGGGTTCTAG